A genomic segment from Desulfurispirillum indicum S5 encodes:
- a CDS encoding ABC transporter ATP-binding protein, whose product MSSLLSVSGVGKSYRRYRSELSRVASWFFPRITAQHEKWILRNISFEVQAGESIGLIGENGAGKSTLLKIIAGTLPPTEGSVTLRGRIGAILELGMGFNPELTGRQNAQHSLGLMGFTPRQIQQQIEQIEHFAEIHEYFDAPLRVYSSGMQARLAFAIVSAYRPEILVIDEAFSVGDMYFQHKSFDRIRSFREQGTALIVVSHDANSIKTLCNRAILLSQGSVQQEGAPSEVLDYYNALIAHKEGSGITINSTADASRQVISGTAEVKTQEIYIRNHKGQVTDTLEVGERVTLQVKVKVLLPVAELVFGYALKNRYGQVMFGTNTFYTQDVLFNLRPQQQITYSVEFPVNLGVGSYSVSTALHSAENHLKNNYEWKDLALVFDVTNTSREKFSGNAWIPPTKVQIDYE is encoded by the coding sequence ATGAGCAGTTTACTCTCCGTATCGGGTGTCGGGAAGTCTTACCGGCGCTACCGTTCTGAACTGTCGCGAGTTGCCTCCTGGTTTTTTCCCCGCATTACGGCACAACATGAAAAGTGGATACTGCGTAATATCAGTTTTGAGGTGCAGGCTGGCGAGTCGATAGGCCTTATTGGTGAAAACGGGGCAGGCAAGTCAACACTGCTGAAAATAATAGCAGGAACCCTTCCCCCAACTGAAGGAAGCGTGACTCTTCGAGGACGAATAGGAGCAATCCTGGAGCTTGGAATGGGCTTTAACCCAGAGCTCACCGGGCGACAGAATGCTCAGCACAGTCTTGGCCTGATGGGTTTTACGCCCAGGCAGATCCAGCAGCAGATAGAGCAGATCGAGCACTTTGCAGAAATCCATGAATATTTTGATGCTCCTTTACGCGTGTATTCCAGCGGTATGCAGGCCCGCCTAGCCTTCGCTATAGTGAGCGCATATCGGCCTGAAATTTTAGTAATAGATGAAGCCTTTTCCGTAGGTGATATGTACTTTCAGCATAAGAGTTTTGACCGCATACGCTCATTCCGGGAGCAGGGGACCGCCCTTATCGTTGTATCCCATGACGCGAACTCAATCAAAACTCTGTGCAATAGGGCTATACTCCTGAGCCAAGGGAGCGTTCAGCAGGAAGGGGCTCCCTCGGAAGTGCTTGACTACTATAATGCCCTGATCGCTCACAAAGAAGGCAGCGGCATAACTATTAACAGCACCGCTGACGCGAGCAGGCAAGTCATATCTGGTACAGCAGAAGTGAAGACACAGGAAATTTATATTCGCAACCATAAGGGGCAGGTAACCGATACGCTGGAAGTTGGTGAGAGAGTCACTCTGCAGGTAAAGGTAAAAGTTCTTTTGCCGGTAGCAGAACTTGTGTTTGGATATGCTCTGAAAAACCGTTATGGACAAGTCATGTTTGGTACCAATACCTTTTATACTCAGGACGTGCTTTTCAATCTCCGGCCGCAGCAGCAAATTACTTACAGTGTAGAATTTCCGGTAAACCTTGGAGTGGGAAGCTATTCTGTCAGCACGGCGCTTCACAGTGCCGAAAATCACTTGAAAAACAATTATGAGTGGAAAGACCTTGCACTTGTTTTTGACGTTACGAACACCAGTCGCGAGAAATTCTCTGGCAATGCGTGGATTCCTCCAACCAAGGTGCAAATAGACTATGAGTGA
- a CDS encoding class I SAM-dependent methyltransferase — translation MSESTFYSQFEKQFRGSSELIRKRLQFYLPFVLPLKEIHAPPHCVTDLGCGRGEWLEVLSEAGFHAEGVDLDSGMLEYCYGKNLNVQQRDALTHLRALEDQSQLVVSAFHLVEHLPFVTQQELIQQAMRVLKPAGLLILETPNPDNLLVATSEFYTDPTHQRPVPASLLQFLVQQSGFMRSIIVGLQEPQDIGSKKNICFYDVLHAVSPDYGIIAQKNSLDQYVQRFDKLFETSAGTTLAQLSERYDQAIHGRMDYIDNIHKQTTHALSAELEFQARQFQQLQSHMQHEMHQVYAELTRQQAQTYQLAQTMEAVFNSRSWRITQPLRTLASYLRNMRTGIQRLRHNLSIGKIAHKLQQYPRLARFCTKVITIAPPLENYLRRKYTTYRNPGNFQAALQAVSELGPHACEIYRQLQRVAKQRKIGDT, via the coding sequence ATGAGTGAAAGCACATTTTACAGCCAGTTTGAAAAACAATTTCGAGGCAGTTCTGAACTGATACGCAAACGGCTTCAGTTCTACCTGCCATTTGTCTTACCATTAAAGGAAATACACGCCCCCCCCCATTGCGTCACAGACCTTGGATGCGGGCGAGGTGAATGGCTTGAAGTCCTCAGTGAAGCTGGATTTCATGCCGAGGGAGTGGACCTTGATTCCGGCATGCTTGAATATTGCTACGGCAAAAATCTCAACGTGCAGCAGCGAGATGCCCTTACCCACCTGCGGGCACTTGAAGACCAAAGCCAACTTGTGGTCAGTGCGTTTCATCTTGTGGAGCACCTGCCTTTTGTCACCCAGCAGGAGCTGATTCAGCAAGCTATGCGCGTATTAAAACCAGCAGGATTGTTGATACTTGAAACTCCAAATCCGGATAACCTGCTTGTAGCCACAAGTGAATTCTACACTGATCCCACGCATCAGCGGCCAGTTCCCGCCTCCTTGCTCCAGTTTCTTGTTCAGCAAAGCGGATTTATGCGCAGTATCATAGTAGGACTTCAGGAACCTCAGGACATCGGTAGCAAGAAAAACATATGTTTTTATGACGTACTCCATGCAGTGAGTCCAGACTATGGGATTATTGCACAGAAAAACTCATTGGATCAGTATGTGCAACGTTTCGACAAGCTCTTTGAAACCTCGGCAGGCACAACCCTGGCGCAGCTCAGTGAGCGTTATGACCAAGCCATCCATGGGCGAATGGATTACATTGATAACATACACAAGCAAACAACCCATGCGCTTTCTGCAGAACTCGAATTTCAGGCCAGGCAATTTCAGCAGCTGCAGTCTCACATGCAGCACGAAATGCATCAAGTGTATGCAGAGCTTACGCGGCAGCAGGCACAAACCTATCAACTGGCACAGACCATGGAGGCGGTATTCAACAGTCGTTCCTGGCGTATAACACAGCCCCTGCGTACCCTTGCCAGTTACTTGCGCAACATGCGCACAGGTATTCAACGCTTGCGCCATAACCTCAGCATAGGTAAAATCGCCCACAAATTGCAGCAATACCCACGCTTAGCCCGCTTTTGCACGAAAGTAATCACTATAGCGCCGCCGCTTGAAAATTATCTGCGCCGCAAATACACTACCTATCGCAACCCAGGCAATTTTCAAGCTGCATTGCAGGCAGTATCAGAGCTTGGTCCTCACGCCTGCGAAATTTATCGGCAATTACAAAGAGTGGCGAAGCAAAGGAAGATAGGTGACACATGA
- a CDS encoding type I secretion system permease/ATPase, translating to MSSQINTSAQGEKGELRSLLYTFKSTFVSLGVFSFIINMLMILPAVYMLQIYDRVLMSSNQTTLLMLTVIVVGLYVVMSALEGVRSKTMVRAGNKMDAQISNRVFDTAFERALRGASTRASHTFNDITNVRQFLTGNGLFAFFDAPWAPIYIIIIFMLHPALGVFAIVSAIILILLALLNEWVTRKPLGESNKYYNEASGFANMNFRNAEAIEAMGMHNNVRNQWKPKHETHIYLQAMASERAGTIQAITKFVRISAQSLILGLGAYYVIQQELTAGMMIAGSILLGRALAPVDLLIGTWKHFLGARNAFKRLEEHFALFPAKIKTMSLPAPKGSITATNLVAAAPGSRTQILRGLNFEVLPGDTVGIVGPSASGKSTLSRLLVGAWPPAGGSIRLDGAEIHQWDKILLGPYIGYLPQDIELLEGTVSQNIARFGDIDSIKVVNAAKAAGVHEMILKFPDGYDTFIGEGGVVLSGGQRQRIALARAIYGEPVLIVLDEPNSNLDDVGEAALVEAIKYLKQRKCTIFVITHKTNILSTVDKLMMLTEGQLKAFGPRDEVLRWIQQQRQQTLKQQGQLAGQNEQR from the coding sequence TTGAGCTCGCAAATAAATACATCTGCCCAGGGCGAAAAGGGAGAACTACGCTCCCTGTTGTATACGTTCAAGTCTACATTCGTTTCACTCGGCGTGTTCAGTTTTATTATCAACATGTTAATGATTCTTCCAGCTGTTTACATGCTGCAAATATATGACAGGGTTTTAATGAGCTCCAATCAGACGACACTACTTATGCTTACTGTCATTGTAGTTGGACTCTATGTGGTCATGTCTGCTCTGGAGGGCGTACGCAGCAAGACTATGGTTCGCGCTGGAAATAAAATGGATGCGCAAATCAGCAACCGTGTGTTCGATACTGCTTTCGAGCGGGCACTCAGGGGTGCATCCACTCGTGCATCACACACGTTTAATGACATAACGAATGTTCGTCAGTTTCTCACGGGAAACGGGTTGTTTGCTTTTTTTGATGCTCCGTGGGCGCCGATTTATATCATCATTATTTTCATGCTTCACCCTGCCTTAGGAGTTTTTGCCATAGTATCTGCAATTATCTTAATTTTACTGGCACTGTTGAATGAGTGGGTAACCCGGAAACCACTGGGAGAATCCAATAAATATTACAACGAGGCTTCTGGTTTTGCGAACATGAACTTCCGCAATGCCGAGGCTATTGAAGCCATGGGCATGCACAATAATGTGCGTAATCAATGGAAACCAAAGCATGAGACCCATATTTACCTGCAGGCAATGGCAAGTGAGAGGGCTGGCACTATTCAGGCAATAACAAAATTTGTACGCATCAGTGCCCAATCGCTGATTCTGGGCTTAGGTGCTTACTACGTTATTCAACAAGAGCTCACTGCAGGGATGATGATTGCCGGCTCAATTCTGCTGGGCCGAGCTCTGGCACCAGTTGACCTGCTCATTGGAACCTGGAAGCATTTCCTGGGCGCAAGAAATGCGTTTAAGCGTCTTGAAGAACACTTTGCACTGTTTCCCGCTAAAATCAAGACCATGAGCCTTCCTGCGCCCAAAGGCTCAATCACTGCCACGAATCTTGTAGCTGCTGCCCCAGGTAGTCGGACACAAATACTACGGGGCTTAAATTTCGAAGTACTTCCCGGTGATACCGTTGGCATAGTAGGGCCAAGCGCCTCTGGGAAATCTACACTTTCACGCCTGCTTGTCGGGGCATGGCCTCCTGCTGGAGGTTCAATTCGACTCGATGGGGCTGAAATTCATCAATGGGATAAAATCCTCTTAGGCCCTTATATTGGATACCTTCCACAGGATATCGAGTTACTTGAAGGTACCGTCTCACAAAATATTGCTCGTTTCGGTGATATAGACTCCATCAAAGTCGTTAATGCGGCAAAGGCTGCCGGCGTGCATGAGATGATTCTGAAATTCCCCGATGGCTACGATACCTTCATTGGCGAGGGGGGAGTCGTTCTTTCCGGTGGGCAAAGACAGCGCATAGCCCTCGCGAGGGCTATCTATGGGGAACCAGTGCTGATTGTTCTTGATGAGCCGAACTCTAACCTTGACGACGTAGGAGAAGCTGCTCTCGTTGAGGCGATCAAGTACCTGAAGCAGCGTAAGTGTACAATATTCGTTATTACTCATAAGACCAACATCCTGAGCACAGTTGACAAACTTATGATGCTGACCGAGGGTCAACTGAAAGCTTTTGGCCCGCGAGACGAGGTATTGCGCTGGATTCAGCAGCAACGCCAGCAGACATTAAAACAACAGGGCCAACTCGCTGGCCAGAATGAGCAACGCTAA
- a CDS encoding phosphomannomutase/phosphoglucomutase yields MDCFKAYDIRGKVPTELNEPIAYNIGRAYASLFHSENVVVGHDMRHESLELSDALVAGLNDAGVSVIDLGLCGTEEVYYATAELGTDGGIMVTASHNPRGYGGMKLVGSHAVPLSSAELRAIRMQILSGSWLSAGSESKGSISKRSLRESYVKHMLSYVNDRDLRPLTLVADPGNGCAGPVVAELAKYLPYNIIFQNETPDGSFPNGVPNPLLPENRIRTAQAVLDHKADLGIAWDGDFDRCFFYDSSGRFIEGYYIVGLLAQMLLQQHPGQTIIHDPRLTWNTIEMVQQARGKTIQSKTGHAFMKQYMRQYDALYGGEMSAHHYFRSFHYCDSGMIPWLLITQLMCQTGQTLAQLVDDRIKAYPCSGELNFTVSNPQQIIERVHDYYRSSDAVVDFIDGLSMGFSDWRFNLRSSNTEPLLRLNVESRVDEELMREKTKQLSYLISSGEL; encoded by the coding sequence ATGGATTGTTTTAAGGCCTATGATATTCGCGGTAAAGTTCCAACAGAACTGAATGAACCTATTGCCTATAATATAGGCAGAGCTTATGCTTCACTTTTTCACTCTGAGAATGTGGTTGTTGGACATGATATGCGGCACGAAAGCCTTGAGTTGTCCGATGCCTTAGTCGCGGGACTCAACGACGCCGGGGTGAGCGTCATTGATCTTGGCCTTTGTGGTACCGAGGAAGTTTATTACGCTACGGCTGAACTTGGCACCGATGGCGGTATTATGGTCACTGCAAGTCATAACCCGAGAGGGTACGGAGGCATGAAGCTGGTGGGTTCTCACGCAGTTCCTTTGAGCTCTGCCGAATTGCGTGCAATCCGTATGCAAATTCTTTCTGGATCGTGGCTCTCCGCCGGAAGTGAAAGCAAGGGCAGTATTAGCAAGCGCTCCCTGCGCGAGAGCTACGTCAAGCACATGCTCAGTTACGTCAATGACAGAGATTTGCGTCCATTGACTCTTGTCGCTGATCCCGGCAATGGCTGCGCTGGTCCTGTGGTCGCAGAGCTGGCAAAATATTTGCCCTATAATATTATTTTTCAGAATGAAACTCCAGACGGCAGTTTTCCCAATGGTGTTCCAAACCCTCTTTTGCCTGAAAATCGCATCAGAACCGCCCAGGCCGTACTTGATCACAAGGCTGACCTTGGAATCGCGTGGGATGGGGATTTTGACCGCTGCTTTTTTTATGACTCCAGTGGGCGTTTTATCGAAGGCTATTATATAGTAGGTTTGCTGGCCCAGATGCTTTTACAGCAACACCCCGGTCAGACAATAATTCATGATCCGCGCTTAACCTGGAATACCATAGAGATGGTACAGCAAGCCCGGGGGAAAACCATACAGTCCAAAACGGGTCACGCCTTTATGAAACAGTACATGCGACAGTACGACGCACTTTATGGAGGTGAAATGAGTGCCCACCACTATTTCCGCAGCTTTCACTACTGCGATAGTGGAATGATTCCCTGGCTGCTGATAACGCAGCTCATGTGCCAAACAGGCCAGACTTTAGCCCAGTTGGTTGATGATCGCATAAAAGCCTATCCCTGCAGCGGTGAATTGAACTTTACCGTAAGCAACCCGCAACAAATCATTGAGCGGGTACATGATTATTACAGATCATCAGACGCTGTTGTGGATTTCATTGACGGCTTGAGCATGGGTTTTTCGGACTGGCGCTTTAATCTTAGGTCGTCAAATACTGAACCGCTGCTTCGTCTGAATGTTGAGTCTCGAGTGGACGAAGAGCTCATGAGGGAAAAGACCAAACAACTCTCTTATTTGATATCATCAGGTGAACTTTGA
- a CDS encoding TolC family outer membrane protein: MSYLHNTAKIFLSILMILYAGNLAASEVLKKRATIDLLGAYSLALENDSRYQGSIFKQQATQTYRAQGRAGLLPQLYGRASFTKTRDLDADFNKNQETSSYGLTLRQPMLNLESYHRYRQISLQADGGDIELRIAEAELKVRVAQVYFQLLAAFDHEQLLEAEHSAIEQQLQQTRSMQRRGQATIADVNEVYSELLSVESRIVEARSQRKIAQTMFERITGVTQAHPARLAHAGEYVQPQRDLGEWLEVARRENLGVLHQKLELEIAGASVKVASARYAPTIDLIAQYVTTDETSDMLPRDKATVLGASVQLNVPLYSGGSTRAAHREAQAEESRARSNFDEALREAAQQVTDAYLQIQGASARISSLKRTIEASEVSLISMQRSVEAGVRTPVDVMYAKRSLFSHRNRLLQAQYDYIIGQLALYFHAGMLTGEHMAQMNDFLESNSQRGEY; this comes from the coding sequence ATGTCATATCTTCACAATACAGCAAAAATTTTCCTGTCAATTCTGATGATCCTATACGCCGGAAACCTGGCAGCAAGCGAGGTTTTAAAAAAAAGAGCAACCATTGATCTTTTGGGTGCCTACTCCCTCGCACTGGAGAATGACTCACGATATCAAGGGAGCATTTTCAAACAGCAGGCTACCCAGACCTACCGAGCTCAGGGCCGAGCAGGTTTGCTGCCTCAGCTTTACGGCAGAGCGAGTTTTACAAAAACACGGGATCTTGATGCTGACTTTAATAAAAACCAGGAAACAAGCAGCTACGGTTTGACCCTACGACAGCCAATGTTGAATCTTGAGTCTTATCATCGTTACCGACAGATCTCTCTGCAGGCCGATGGTGGAGACATCGAACTGAGAATAGCTGAGGCTGAGCTGAAGGTTCGGGTAGCGCAGGTATACTTTCAACTTCTGGCGGCTTTTGATCACGAACAACTGCTGGAGGCTGAGCATTCAGCCATTGAACAGCAACTGCAGCAAACCCGTTCAATGCAGCGCAGGGGTCAGGCTACGATCGCAGATGTCAATGAGGTGTACTCAGAGCTCCTAAGTGTGGAGTCCCGCATAGTAGAGGCGCGTAGTCAGCGCAAAATCGCTCAAACGATGTTCGAACGCATCACAGGGGTCACACAGGCTCATCCTGCACGTCTTGCGCATGCGGGAGAATACGTGCAGCCGCAGAGAGACTTGGGCGAATGGCTTGAGGTTGCTCGCCGGGAAAACCTGGGTGTTTTACACCAGAAGCTCGAACTAGAGATTGCTGGCGCTAGTGTCAAAGTTGCATCAGCAAGGTATGCACCAACTATAGACCTAATAGCTCAATATGTGACAACCGATGAAACGAGTGATATGCTGCCGCGCGACAAAGCAACGGTCCTTGGGGCCTCGGTGCAGCTGAATGTACCACTTTATAGTGGTGGAAGTACACGCGCTGCCCACAGGGAGGCGCAAGCAGAGGAAAGCAGAGCCAGATCCAACTTTGACGAGGCGCTTCGCGAAGCGGCGCAACAAGTTACTGATGCTTACCTGCAAATCCAGGGGGCTTCTGCACGAATTTCTTCGCTCAAGCGGACAATAGAAGCAAGTGAAGTGTCGCTGATCTCCATGCAACGAAGCGTTGAGGCTGGTGTCCGTACCCCTGTTGATGTGATGTACGCAAAGCGTTCGCTCTTTTCTCATCGCAACCGGCTGCTCCAGGCACAGTACGACTACATCATTGGGCAACTGGCTCTGTATTTCCATGCAGGTATGTTGACTGGTGAGCATATGGCCCAGATGAATGATTTTTTGGAATCGAATTCTCAGAGAGGTGAGTATTGA
- a CDS encoding ABC transporter permease, with protein sequence MMHLIRSAWQFRIFIVSSIVNELRIRFAGSRFGATWMILQPLAQVAVFAFILSGILSAKLPGVENTYAYAIYLSAGVLAWSLFAEIISRCLTMFIDNASLIKKVSFPKITLPLIIIGTSIVNHTVLFLVIMAIFSALGHFPGVHILWLPLLMLVMILLASGIGIILGIFNVFIRDTGQLVPIVLQFLFWFTPIVYPVSIVPESLRHVLWLNPVYHLTNAYQGLLVYNSRPEITPIVVLTFLALGILGLSLVLFRKASMEMADAL encoded by the coding sequence TTGATGCACCTGATTCGAAGTGCCTGGCAATTCCGCATATTTATAGTATCATCTATAGTCAATGAACTCCGAATACGCTTTGCCGGCAGTCGGTTTGGCGCAACCTGGATGATTCTGCAGCCGTTGGCTCAGGTGGCAGTATTTGCGTTTATTCTGTCTGGAATCCTCTCAGCGAAACTTCCTGGGGTAGAGAATACCTATGCATATGCAATTTACCTCTCAGCGGGAGTGCTTGCGTGGAGCCTTTTTGCTGAAATTATATCCAGGTGCTTAACCATGTTTATTGACAATGCGTCACTTATAAAAAAGGTTTCGTTTCCCAAGATAACCTTGCCACTTATCATTATAGGCACCAGCATAGTCAATCATACTGTATTGTTTCTTGTCATAATGGCAATATTCAGCGCGCTTGGACATTTTCCAGGGGTGCATATTCTCTGGTTGCCGCTGCTTATGCTTGTTATGATTCTTCTGGCGTCAGGAATTGGGATAATACTAGGCATATTTAATGTCTTCATTCGGGATACGGGGCAATTAGTGCCAATAGTCCTCCAGTTTTTATTTTGGTTTACCCCAATTGTATACCCGGTATCGATCGTGCCCGAGAGCCTGCGTCACGTACTTTGGCTCAATCCCGTGTACCACCTGACAAATGCCTATCAGGGTCTGCTGGTGTACAATAGTAGGCCCGAAATAACTCCCATTGTGGTACTGACATTTTTGGCCTTGGGCATACTTGGTCTCTCACTGGTACTTTTCCGTAAAGCCAGTATGGAAATGGCAGACGCGCTATGA